One genomic segment of Drosophila melanogaster chromosome 3L includes these proteins:
- the CG3618 gene encoding uncharacterized protein, isoform B, which yields MLHSELLPPAGHQGIYAPLSQAMSDSESDEEIEIHNAANHRQKLQQKLKQAHQPSPPEQLQAQRIRIPPNTLALKSPHTRASPTATRIVTRKPSGSTQKFQLEGSSYATNMQNTFRSVMLSDNGGVGSELSHFNSDFDANADNVAILGDHNQTGEDLSKRTPMSPARKCCFIGSLLLCFLAVVSFVWLVPCGNPDGTGSCPAVGDRIKTHNWFNNYTKAELKGGINVVGGLRAWENNLIFMYRGDAFFPEFRPGNERRNGIICLIGSSGAVAWFVEMVDEPVALDCTLIDIDGNGKPACLVLDEYGELGAIHPVSGEWIWWHKERSARKVDAYDFPVILPDLDADGVLDLLLVTSLSLVQRTKSLAQLKHESPEKLEARNVLRMLSGRRGAPIGDGFTIHDCDTLSNLKLEAGNVSFTCQRVNDTEQQRSKSLAELYALITNKSIVSQRLGTSKISQHRNHGQRRELDAQRNIYSLSGRELVVENRGRCPEDCNVTFVLSEVRDGKPHVVENFITSRMYGMKPAEWHFKNTKSQMSGFVMKFWKWHGLAKPSKQTSASSNSNNVQKSGSNNHTKNMNAIKDKEKSQAQAKKQQQHQRLRRSTEAKDQEFQPAHQEFDFFEHVKQKRESFGLPSSTMNLTKSSGISPGGSYKMNMITETVLLVVFVGADTHIENTSRSNIVQFCRHDRKEVVCQPDLNNQDHSMLVADLDQDGSQELVTYMSTFVHPEDQPLSEWKLLTYVRLLRLQAELPSYFEDHKNN from the coding sequence ATGCTGCACTCCGAATTATTGCCCCCCGCTGGCCACCAGGGCATCTATGCTCCACTAAGTCAGGCAATGAGCGATTCTGAATCCGACGAGGAAATTGAGATCCACAACGCCGCCAATCATCGACAAAAATTGCAACAGAAACTTAAGCAAGCTCATCAGCCCAGTCCGCCGGAGCAGCTCCAAGCCCAAAGGATACGCATCCCGCCGAACACTCTAGCCCTGAAATCACCACATACGAGAGCATCTCCCACGGCCACCAGGATTGTGACTCGAAAACCTTCCGGGAGTACCCAGAAATTCCAACTGGAGGGCAGTAGCTACGCTACCAATATGCAGAATACTTTCCGTTCCGTCATGTTGAGCGATAATGGTGGAGTGGGATCGGAGTTGTCCCACTTCAACAGTGATTTCGATGCGAATGCAGACAATGTAGCCATCTTGGGGGACCATAATCAGACCGGCGAGGATTTGTCCAAAAGAACCCCCATGTCACCGGCAAGGAAATGCTGTTTCATAGGCAGCCTGCTCCTGTGCTTCCTCGCCGTCGTATCCTTTGTATGGCTGGTGCCCTGCGGTAATCCTGATGGCACTGGATCCTGTCCAGCCGTCGGAGACCGGATAAAGACCCACAACTGGTTCAATAATTACACAAAGGCGGAACTTAAGGGAGGAATCAATGTGGTCGGTGGTCTAAGAGCCTGGGAGAACAACCTGATATTTATGTACCGCGGGGATGCCTTTTTCCCGGAATTCCGACCAGGTAACGAGCGGCGTAATGGCATCATCTGTTTGATTGGCTCCTCGGGAGCTGTGGCTTGGTTTGTGGAGATGGTTGATGAGCCTGTGGCCCTGGACTGCACCCTCATAGACATAGATGGCAATGGGAAACCAGCTTGCTTGGTACTGGATGAGTATGGCGAACTTGGAGCCATTCATCCCGTCTCTGGTGAATGGATCTGGTGGCATAAGGAGCGATCAGCCCGAAAAGTTGATGCCTATGACTTCCCAGTTATCCTGCCTGATCTGGATGCAGATGGAGTGCTGGACCTCCTGCTCGTGACTAGTTTGTCACTGGTACAGCGCACTAAATCGCTTGCCCAGCTCAAACATGAATCTCCGGAAAAACTAGAGGCTCGCAATGTGCTGCGCATGCTGTCGGGCAGAAGAGGAGCACCTATTGGTGATGGCTTCACCATTCACGACTGCGACACTCTCAGCAACTTGAAGCTCGAGGCGGGCAACGTGAGCTTCACCTGTCAGCGAGTCAATGACACAGAGCAGCAGCGTTCCAAGAGTCTGGCCGAGCTGTATGCCCTGATCACCAACAAATCTATTGTAAGCCAACGACTAGGCACCTCAAAGATCTCCCAGCATAGGAACCATGGCCAGCGGCGGGAACTGGATGCCCAGAGGAACATATATTCTTTAAGTGGACGGGAACTCGTGGTGGAGAACCGAGGACGCTGTCCGGAGGATTGCAATGTTACCTTTGTTCTCAGTGAAGTCCGCGATGGCAAACCCCATGTGGTGGAAAACTTCATCACGAGCAGAATGTACGGGATGAAGCCCGCCGAATGGCACTTCAAGAATACCAAGTCGCAAATGTCCGGCTTTGTGATGAAGTTCTGGAAGTGGCATGGCTTGGCTAAGCCTTCCAAACAGACTTCCGCCAGCAGTAACAGCAACAATGTGCAGAAGAGTGGCAGCAACAATCACACCAAGAACATGAATGCCATCAAGGATAAAGAAAAGTCTCAGGCTCAGGCAAagaaacaacagcagcaccaacgTCTAAGAAGAAGCACGGAGGCGAAAGATCAAGAGTTTCAACCGGCTCACCAGGAGTTCGATTTCTTCGAGCATGTGAAGCAGAAGAGGGAATCATTCGGACTGCCATCTTCAACTATGAACCTGACCAAATCGAGTGGAATCTCTCCCGGCGGAAGCTACAAAATGAACATGATTACAGAAACCGTGCTGCTAGTGGTTTTCGTGGGGGCCGATACCCACATTGAGAACACCTCGCGAAGCAACATCGTCCAGTTTTGCCGTCACGACCGCAAGGAGGTGGTGTGCCAACCGGATCTGAACAACCAGGACCACTCGATGCTTGTCGCAGATCTCGACCAGGACGGATCTCAGGAGCTAGTCACATACATGTCCACCTTCGTGCATCCCGAGGATCAGCCGCTGAGCGAATGGAAACTGCTGACCTACGTCCGTTTGTTGCGCCTCCAAGCAGAGCTACCTTCCTACTTCGAGGACCACAAGAACAACTAG
- the Pka-R1 gene encoding protein kinase, cAMP-dependent, regulatory subunit type 1, isoform M, which yields MSYMMAKTLEEQSLRECEHYIQTHGIQRVLKDCIVQLCVCRPENPVQFLRQYFQKLEREQVKLDASRQVISPDDCEDLSPMPQTAAPPVRRRGGISAEPVTEEDATNYVKKVVPKDYKTMNALSKAIAKNVLFAHLDESERSDIFDAMFPVNHIAGENIIQQGDEGDNFYVIDVGEVDVFVNSELVTTISEGGSFGELALIYGTPRAATVRAKTDVKLWGIDRDSYRRILMGSTIRKRKMYEEFLSRVSILESLDKWERLTVADSLETCSFDDGETIVKQGAAGDDFYIILEGCAVVLQQRSEGEDPAEVGRLGSSDYFGEIALLLDRPRAATVVARGPLKCVKLDRARFERVLGPCADILKRNITQYNSFVSLSV from the exons ATGTCCTACATGATGGCCAAAACGCTGGAGGAGCAGAGCCTGCGGGAGTGCGAACACTACATCCAGACGCATGGGATCCAGCGAGTCCTCAAGGACTGCATCGTCCAGCTGTGCGTCTGCAGACCCGAGAATCCCGTGCAGTTCCTGCGACAGTACTTTCAGAAACTCGAGAGG GAACAAGTCAAACTGGATGCCAGTAGACAGGTAATCAGCCCCGACGACTGCGAAGATCTCAGCCCGATGCCACAAACAGCTGCTCCACCGGTTCGCAGGCGAGGCGGAATCTCCGCCGAACCCGTAACCGAAGAGGATGCCACCAACTATGTTAAGAAGGTGGTGCCCAAGGACTACAAGACGATGAATGCCCTGTCCAAGGCGATTGCCAAGAACGTCCTGTTCGCTCACTTGGACGAGAGCGAGAGATCCGACATATTTGATGCCATGTTCCCTGTGAATCACATCGCCGGCGAGAATATCATCCAGCAGGGCGATGAAGGCGACAACTTCTACGTGATTGATGTGGGAGAGGTCGAT GTTTTCGTCAACTCCGAACTAGTGACCACCATCAGCGAGGGCGGCAGCTTTGGTGAACTGGCCCTCATCTATGGCACTCCTCGCGCCGCCACCGTGCGCGCCAAAACCGATGTGAAGCTGTGGGGAATCGACCGCGACTCCTACCGCCGCATTCTGATGGGCTCGACCATCCGCAAGCGCAAGATGTACGAGGAGTTCTTATCGCGCGTGTCCATTCTGGAGAGCTTGGACAAATGGGAGCGCCTCACAGTGGCCGATTCCCTGGAGACGTGCTCCTTCGATGACGGTGAGACGATTGTCAAGCAGGGAGCAGCTGGCGATGACTTCTACATCATCCTCGAGGGCTGTGCGGTGGTGCTGCAGCAGCGTTCTGAG GGCGAGGATCCCGCCGAGGTGGGCCGTCTGGGTAGCAGCGATTACTTTGGCGAGATTGCTCTGCTTTTGGACCGACCACGTGCAGCGACTGTTGTAGCTCGTGGGCCGCTCAAATGCGTCAAACTGGACCGGGCGAG ATTTGAACGCGTGTTGGGACCCTGCGCCGACATACTCAAACGCAACATCACGCAATACAACAGTTTCGTATCGTTGTCCGTTTAA
- the Pka-R1 gene encoding protein kinase, cAMP-dependent, regulatory subunit type 1, isoform AA yields MSYMMAKTLEEQSLRECEHYIQTHGIQRVLKDCIVQLCVCRPENPVQFLRQYFQKLEREQVKLDASRQVISPDDCEDLSPMPQTAAPPVRRRGGISAEPVTEEDATNYVKKVVPKDYKTMNALSKAIAKNVLFAHLDESERSDIFDAMFPVNHIAGENIIQQGDEGDNFYVIDVGEVDVFVNSELVTTISEGGSFGELALIYGTPRAATVRAKTDVKLWGIDRDSYRRILMGSTIRKRKMYEEFLSRVSILESLDKWERLTVADSLETCSFDDGETIVKQGAAGDDFYIILEGCAVVLQQRSEQGEDPAEVGRLGSSDYFGEIALLLDRPRAATVVARGPLKCVKLDRARFERVLGPCADILKRNITQYNSFVSLSV; encoded by the exons ATGTCCTACATGATGGCCAAAACGCTGGAGGAGCAGAGCCTGCGGGAGTGCGAACACTACATCCAGACGCATGGGATCCAGCGAGTCCTCAAGGACTGCATCGTCCAGCTGTGCGTCTGCAGACCCGAGAATCCCGTGCAGTTCCTGCGACAGTACTTTCAGAAACTCGAGAGG GAACAAGTCAAACTGGATGCCAGTAGACAGGTAATCAGCCCCGACGACTGCGAAGATCTCAGCCCGATGCCACAAACAGCTGCTCCACCGGTTCGCAGGCGAGGCGGAATCTCCGCCGAACCCGTAACCGAAGAGGATGCCACCAACTATGTTAAGAAGGTGGTGCCCAAGGACTACAAGACGATGAATGCCCTGTCCAAGGCGATTGCCAAGAACGTCCTGTTCGCTCACTTGGACGAGAGCGAGAGATCCGACATATTTGATGCCATGTTCCCTGTGAATCACATCGCCGGCGAGAATATCATCCAGCAGGGCGATGAAGGCGACAACTTCTACGTGATTGATGTGGGAGAGGTCGAT GTTTTCGTCAACTCCGAACTAGTGACCACCATCAGCGAGGGCGGCAGCTTTGGTGAACTGGCCCTCATCTATGGCACTCCTCGCGCCGCCACCGTGCGCGCCAAAACCGATGTGAAGCTGTGGGGAATCGACCGCGACTCCTACCGCCGCATTCTGATGGGCTCGACCATCCGCAAGCGCAAGATGTACGAGGAGTTCTTATCGCGCGTGTCCATTCTGGAGAGCTTGGACAAATGGGAGCGCCTCACAGTGGCCGATTCCCTGGAGACGTGCTCCTTCGATGACGGTGAGACGATTGTCAAGCAGGGAGCAGCTGGCGATGACTTCTACATCATCCTCGAGGGCTGTGCGGTGGTGCTGCAGCAGCGTTCTGAG CAGGGCGAGGATCCCGCCGAGGTGGGCCGTCTGGGTAGCAGCGATTACTTTGGCGAGATTGCTCTGCTTTTGGACCGACCACGTGCAGCGACTGTTGTAGCTCGTGGGCCGCTCAAATGCGTCAAACTGGACCGGGCGAG ATTTGAACGCGTGTTGGGACCCTGCGCCGACATACTCAAACGCAACATCACGCAATACAACAGTTTCGTATCGTTGTCCGTTTAA
- the Mst77F gene encoding Male-specific transcript 77F, with the protein MSNLKQKDSKPEVAVTKSVKTYKKSIEYVNSDASDIEEDINRAEDEYASSSGFVNFLRDFKKRYGEYYSNNEIRRAAETRWNEMSFRHRCQYSAEPLDTFHVEPNSVSSLQRSSEGEHRMHSEISGCADTFFGAGGSNSCTPRKENKCSKPRVRKSCPKPRAKTSKQRRSCGKPKPKGARPRKACPRPRKKMECGKAKAKPRCLKPKSSKPKCSM; encoded by the exons ATGAGTAATCTGAAACAAAAGGATAGCAAGCCGGAGGTGGCAGTAACAAAATCAGTGAAAACCtataaaaaatcaattgaataTGTTAATTCCGACGCCTCCGACATTGAAGAAGATATCAATAGGGCAGAGGACGAATACGCCTCATCGTCTGGCTTTGTTAATTTTCTGAGGGACTTTAAGAAGCGCTACGGAGAATATTACTCGAATAACGAGATAAGACGGGCTGCTGAAACCCGATGGAACGAAATGTCATTCCGTCATCGATGCCAGTATTCTGCG GAACCATTGGACACTTTTCATGTAGAGCCCAACAGTGTGAGCAGTCTTCAGCGTTCTAGTGAGGGCGAGCACAGAATGCACTCTGAAATAAGTGGCTGCGCAGACACTTTCTTCGGTGCCGGTGGCTCCAATAGCTGCACTCCAAGAAAGGAGAACAAGTGTTCCAAGCCCAGGGTGCGGAAGAGTTGCCCCAAACCACGGGCGAAAACCTCGAAGCAACGTCGCAGTTGCGGCAAACCGAAGCCCAAGGGCGCCCGACCCCGGAAGGCATGTCCCCGCCCCAGGAAGAAGATGGAATGCGGCAAGGCGAAGGCAAAGCCAAGGTGTCTTAAGCCCAAGAGCTCCAAGCCCAAGTGCTCGATGTAA